Proteins co-encoded in one Sus scrofa isolate TJ Tabasco breed Duroc chromosome 14, Sscrofa11.1, whole genome shotgun sequence genomic window:
- the PSAP gene encoding saposin-B-Val precursor (The RefSeq protein has 1 substitution compared to this genomic sequence), whose product MYTLFLLAGLLGAALASPVLGLRECTRGSAVWCQNVKTASDCGALQHCLQTVWNKPTVKSLPCDICKDVITAAGDMLKDNATEQEILVYLERTCDWLPKPNMSATCKEIVDSYFPVILDMIKGQMSKPGEVCSALNLCESLQKHLAELTQQKQLESNQIPELDLAEAVAPFMANIPLLLYPQDGSSSKPRPKADGDVCQDCIQMVTDLQNAVRTNSTFVEALVNHAKEECDRLGPGMADMCKNYISQYSEIAIQMMMHMQPKDICGLVGFCEEVKEVPMQTLVPAKVLSEKVITALELVEPIKKDLVPEKATIYCEVCEFVVKEVAKLIDNNRTEEEIIHALDKVCSKLPTSMSEECQELVDTYGSSILSLLLQEASPELVCSMLHLCSTQGLPVLTARVTPLKDGGFCEVCKRLVSYLDRNLEKNSTKQEILAALEKGCSFLPDPYQKQCDQFVTEYEPVLVEILVEVMEPSFVCSKIGACPSAHKPLLGTEKCVWGPSFWCQNMESAALCNAVEHCKRHVWN is encoded by the exons CTCTCGCCAGCCCCGTCCTGGGCCTGAGAGAGTGCACCAGGGGCTCGGCCGTGTGGTGCCAGAACGTGAAGACAGCATCCGACTGCGGGGCCCTGCAGCACTGCCTGCAGACCGTCTGGAACAAGCCAACCGTG AAATCCCTTCCCTGTGACATATGCAAAGATGTCATCACTGCAGCTGGCGACATGTTGAAAGACAATGCCACTGAG CAGGAGATCCTCGTGTACTTGGAGAGGACGTGTGACTGGCTTCCCAAGCCGAACATGTCTGCCACGTGCAAGGAGATCGTTGACTCCTACTTCCCTGTCATCCTGGACATGATTAAAGGACAGATG AGCAAGCCCGGGGAGGTGTGCTCCGCTCTGAACCTCTGCGAGTCTCTTCAGAAGCACCTGGCGGAGCTGACCCAGCAGAAGCAGCTCGAGTCCAATCAGATACCAGAACTGGATCTGGCCGAGGCGGTGGCTCCCTTCATGGCCAACATCCCCCTCCTCCTCTACCCTCAGGACGGCTCCAGCAGCAAGCCCCGGCCGAAG GCTGATGGGGACGTTTGCCAGGACTGCATTCAGATGGTGACTGACCTCCAGAACGCTGTGAGGACCAACTCCACCTTTGTCGAGGCCTTGGTGAACCACGCCAAGGAGGAGTGTGACCGCCTGGGGCCCGGCATGGCCGACATG TGCAAGAACTATATCAGCCAGTACTCGGAAATCGCTATCCAGATGATGATGCACATG CAACCCAAGGACATCTGTGGGCTGGTTGGATTCTGTGAGGAGGTGAAGGAGGTGCCCATGCAGACTCTGGTGCCTGCCAAGGTGCTCTCGGAGAAAGTCATCTCTGCCCTGGAGCTGGTGGAGCCCATAAAG AAGGACCTGGTCCCGGAGAAGGCCACTATTTACTGTGAGGTGTGCGAGTTCGTGGTGAAGGAGGTGGCCAAGCTGATCGACAACAACAGGACCGAG GAGGAAATCATTCACGCTCTGGACAAAGTGTGCTCCAAGTTGCCCACGTCCATGTCCGAGGAGTGCCAGGAGTTGGTCGACACGTACGGCAGCTCCATCCTGTcgctcctcctgcaggaggcgaGCCCTGAGTTGGTGTGCAGCATGCTCCATCTCTGCTCCACCCAGGGGCTGCCCGTGTTGACTG CGCGTGTGACACCGCTGAAGGACGGTGGCTTCTGTGAGGTGTGCAAGAGGCTGGTGAGCTATTTGGACCGCAACCTGGAGAAAAACAGCACAAAGCAGGAGATCCTGGCTGCCCTGGAGAAAGGCTGCAGCTTCCTGCCTGACCCGTACCAGAAGCAG TGCGATCAGTTCGTGACGGAGTACGAGCCTGTGCTGGTTGAGATCCTGGTGGAGGTGATGGAGCCGTCGTTCGTGTGCTCG AAAATTGGAGCCTGCCCTTCAGCCCATAAGCCTCTTTTGGGAACTGAGAAGTGCGTCTGGGGCCCGAGCTTCTGGTGCCAGAACATGGAGTCGGCAGCCCTGTGCAAC GCTGTCGAGCACTGCAAGCGTCACGTGTGGAACTAG